From Candidatus Nomurabacteria bacterium, one genomic window encodes:
- a CDS encoding recombinase family protein: IHQQTRYCLYARKSTESDEKQALSIEAQVKEMQQLANREGLRIVEVLRESHSAKATGQRPVFNQMIQKIRAEQFNAILAWAPDRLSRNAGDLGAIVDLMDQKKIYEIRTFGQKFTDNPNEKFLLMILGAQGKLENDQKGVNVKRGLRARCEMGMWPAPAPTGYLSHPDRSMKCHVIIDPKRGYAIRKMFEKVAYENWSGRKIYRWLKNEIKFKTVGNKFLTLSNVYVILNNHFYYSTFEYPKGSGKWYQGKHEPMITKDLFDAVQNNLKERYVTRTEGKEFAFTQIMRCGLCGSGVTADEKFKKLKDGSVNRHVYYMCTKSRDINCRNRCINENDLIKEMARILDEIHLDELGLREKIEAELKRYNRFRTGVLKATRQKESVTEVDIRNYIKYLLQEGTIMEKRELLVHLRSRLILENKKLSLG, translated from the coding sequence AAATACATCAACAAACGAGGTATTGCCTCTATGCTCGCAAGAGTACTGAGAGCGATGAAAAACAGGCACTTTCAATCGAAGCCCAAGTGAAAGAGATGCAGCAACTGGCGAATCGTGAGGGGTTGCGAATCGTTGAGGTGCTGCGTGAAAGTCATTCGGCCAAAGCTACAGGCCAGCGCCCCGTATTTAACCAGATGATTCAGAAAATTCGGGCCGAACAGTTCAATGCTATTCTTGCGTGGGCCCCAGACAGACTTAGTAGAAACGCCGGGGACTTGGGCGCAATTGTGGACCTGATGGATCAGAAGAAAATTTACGAGATACGAACATTCGGACAGAAGTTCACTGATAACCCAAATGAGAAATTCCTACTCATGATCCTCGGAGCCCAGGGCAAGCTTGAGAATGACCAGAAAGGAGTAAACGTAAAGCGTGGCCTTCGAGCACGATGTGAGATGGGGATGTGGCCGGCCCCAGCGCCAACTGGCTACTTAAGCCACCCCGATCGCAGTATGAAATGCCACGTCATCATCGATCCGAAACGTGGATATGCTATACGGAAAATGTTTGAGAAGGTGGCGTACGAAAACTGGAGTGGGCGGAAGATATATCGCTGGCTCAAGAACGAAATAAAATTCAAGACAGTTGGCAATAAATTCCTGACGCTCAGTAACGTGTACGTCATTCTCAACAATCATTTCTACTACAGCACATTTGAATACCCGAAAGGAAGCGGTAAATGGTATCAAGGCAAACACGAACCGATGATTACCAAAGATTTATTTGACGCGGTGCAGAATAATCTTAAAGAACGATATGTAACCAGAACGGAGGGTAAGGAATTCGCCTTTACACAAATCATGCGGTGCGGGTTATGTGGCTCGGGAGTCACCGCTGACGAGAAGTTCAAGAAACTCAAAGACGGTTCAGTAAATCGCCATGTCTACTATATGTGTACCAAGAGCCGCGATATTAACTGCCGGAACAGATGCATCAATGAAAACGACCTGATCAAGGAAATGGCCAGAATTCTCGACGAAATACATCTAGATGAACTTGGGCTTAGGGAAAAAATCGAGGCCGAACTAAAGCGATATAACAGGTTCAGAACTGGGGTACTTAAGGCAACAAGGCAAAAAGAGTCGGTGACAGAAGTAGATATCAGAAACTACATCAAATACCTACTGCAGGAAGGAACAATTATGGAGAAGCGAGAACTGCTGGTGCACTTGAGGAGTAGATTGATATTGGAAAATAAAAAGCTCAGTTTGGGGTAG
- a CDS encoding DoxX family protein, with product MNKNILSADTALFISRVLLGIIFVVAGWNKVSDMPATIGFFSSMSIPAFLAYIVGYGELIGGVMLILGLWAQMAAIFLSVVMIVAVILTNGAGFAAYSMPLAVLAGLIAVVGAGAGKYQIKS from the coding sequence ATGAACAAAAATATATTATCGGCGGACACCGCCCTGTTTATTAGTCGGGTGCTACTAGGCATCATTTTCGTCGTTGCGGGTTGGAATAAGGTTTCTGACATGCCGGCGACAATCGGGTTTTTTAGCAGTATGAGCATCCCTGCTTTTCTTGCCTACATTGTTGGTTACGGTGAATTGATTGGTGGCGTGATGTTGATTCTTGGTTTGTGGGCGCAGATGGCAGCCATCTTTCTCTCTGTCGTTATGATTGTGGCCGTTATTCTCACTAATGGTGCAGGTTTCGCGGCTTATAGTATGCCTCTCGCGGTTCTGGCCGGGCTCATTGCTGTTGTTGGTGCCGGCGCTGGTAAATATCAGATCAAATCCTAA
- a CDS encoding M3 family oligoendopeptidase → MKTKWNLKLLYDGNNDPRIEGDLKKMEKAYADFAKRYAGKKDYLVKEQSLALALKDFERLNDLALAKPYAYFSYQQDLDSRDTSVEARLNLLSQRYTKSGNLITFFPVALARIKLSDQKKFLKSKALAPYRYFLRNVFEESKHVLSEAEEKILNLKSLPASELWVRGNEKMVSKQEVKWRGKSVPLAEAVGKIHSLPTRGRRALHEQVGERLKSIADFAESELNALVLNKKINDELRGYPEPFSATVLGYQNEPETVRNLIATVTKHFPIAHRFYRAKAKMLGLKTLTYADRAAPIGKTKKEIPFSEAVAIIRRAFTRVNPIYASTFDEMIERGQVDVFPGVGKQGGAYCSSQEGLPTFVLLNHLPDFKSVMTLAHELGHAIHAKFSNQQPPLYRGHSIATAEVASTLFENFAFDEVFQLLSPAEKVIALHDRIGDSVQTIFRQVACFNFELDLHRQIRAKGSLPKEGISQLMNQHMSAYLGPLFKLSENDGYFFVQWPHLRNFFYVYSYAFGELVSSALYSEYQKDNGFEQKIRQFLSSGASASPEDIFAQIGVEVRRPNFFRSGLIKIERDIAKLEEMI, encoded by the coding sequence ATGAAAACGAAATGGAATCTCAAGCTTCTGTACGACGGCAACAATGACCCGAGGATTGAGGGTGATTTGAAGAAAATGGAGAAGGCTTACGCCGATTTTGCCAAGCGTTATGCTGGCAAGAAAGATTATCTGGTGAAGGAACAGAGTTTGGCCTTGGCGCTAAAAGATTTCGAAAGGTTAAACGATTTGGCCCTCGCCAAGCCGTATGCCTATTTTTCTTACCAGCAAGATTTGGATAGTCGCGATACTTCGGTGGAGGCAAGATTGAATCTTCTCTCCCAGCGTTATACCAAGAGCGGTAATCTGATTACCTTTTTTCCCGTTGCCCTGGCGAGAATTAAATTGTCGGACCAGAAGAAATTTTTGAAGAGCAAAGCTCTCGCGCCCTATCGCTATTTCTTGAGAAATGTCTTCGAGGAAAGTAAACATGTTTTGTCCGAGGCCGAGGAAAAAATCTTGAATCTCAAGAGTTTGCCTGCCTCTGAACTCTGGGTTCGTGGTAATGAGAAGATGGTTTCCAAACAGGAGGTGAAGTGGCGGGGGAAGAGCGTGCCATTGGCGGAAGCGGTGGGAAAGATTCACTCATTACCCACACGAGGGCGTCGGGCCCTCCACGAACAAGTTGGCGAGAGGCTCAAATCGATTGCCGATTTTGCTGAAAGTGAATTGAATGCTCTCGTTTTGAATAAGAAAATTAATGATGAATTGCGGGGTTATCCTGAACCGTTCTCGGCCACTGTGCTCGGTTACCAGAACGAACCAGAAACAGTGAGAAATCTTATCGCAACAGTGACGAAACATTTTCCCATCGCCCACCGTTTCTATCGCGCGAAGGCGAAGATGTTGGGCTTGAAGACACTTACTTACGCTGATCGTGCGGCGCCGATTGGCAAGACGAAGAAGGAGATTCCTTTCTCTGAGGCGGTTGCGATTATTCGCCGAGCATTTACTAGGGTCAATCCAATTTACGCCAGCACTTTTGATGAGATGATTGAGCGGGGGCAGGTTGATGTCTTTCCTGGTGTGGGCAAGCAAGGCGGGGCGTACTGTTCCTCGCAGGAGGGTTTGCCGACTTTTGTTCTGCTCAACCATCTACCTGATTTCAAATCGGTGATGACACTGGCGCATGAGCTGGGGCACGCCATCCACGCTAAGTTTTCCAATCAACAGCCACCGCTCTATCGCGGACATAGTATCGCCACCGCCGAGGTGGCCAGCACCCTTTTTGAGAATTTCGCCTTCGATGAAGTTTTTCAGCTTCTGTCGCCAGCTGAAAAAGTCATCGCGCTTCATGACCGGATTGGTGATTCTGTCCAGACTATTTTTCGTCAGGTTGCTTGTTTCAATTTCGAACTAGATTTGCACAGGCAGATTAGGGCGAAAGGAAGTTTACCGAAAGAGGGGATTTCCCAACTCATGAATCAGCATATGTCTGCTTATCTCGGGCCGCTCTTTAAGCTAAGCGAGAATGACGGCTACTTTTTCGTTCAGTGGCCACATTTGCGTAATTTCTTTTACGTGTATTCTTACGCTTTTGGTGAACTAGTATCCAGCGCACTTTACTCTGAATACCAGAAGGATAATGGTTTTGAGCAGAAAATTAGACAGTTTCTCTCTTCCGGGGCCAGCGCTTCGCCAGAAGATATTTTTGCCCAGATTGGTGTGGAGGTTCGTCGGCCCAACTTCTTTCGCTCTGGTCTCATCAAGATCGAGCGGGATATCGCAAAACTGGAGGAAATGATATAA
- a CDS encoding ABC transporter substrate-binding protein — translation MSNFAKAILGLIILVLLVAGLSYWGQKISQPTADTVEVETGPIKIGFIGPLTGDAVAYGEPARNMMSLAVEEINNAGGVNGRMLEMIYEDGKCTGLTSSNAAQKLINVDGVKVLTTFCSGETLSVVPIAEGAKVLLTSSGASTPDLTGKSQFFFRNYPSDATQGMVLAQYASEQGWKKVAVIQEQSDYALGNYQAFSENFEKLGGETVKEEFLPNATDFRSSLTKLKGQNPDALFVDPQTPANGERILRQLKDLNWKPKLLVNDALSGDPKTVANNKDILEGAAAAEFGVDPDNEKFQKMLASYKAKYGEEPPFQSYAQTEYDMVYLIADGVRAVGTDGEKLASWSRTIKDWSGASGLVTIGANGDRAGGHVLKVIKNGKTELAG, via the coding sequence ATGAGTAACTTTGCTAAGGCCATTCTTGGCCTAATTATTCTTGTTCTTTTGGTCGCCGGACTTTCTTACTGGGGCCAGAAGATTTCTCAACCGACCGCAGACACGGTGGAGGTGGAGACTGGGCCAATTAAGATTGGTTTTATCGGACCACTCACGGGTGATGCCGTGGCTTATGGAGAACCAGCGAGGAATATGATGTCTTTGGCCGTAGAAGAGATTAATAATGCCGGAGGCGTGAATGGCCGGATGTTGGAGATGATTTATGAAGACGGTAAGTGTACGGGCTTAACCTCGTCCAATGCCGCTCAAAAATTAATCAACGTCGATGGCGTTAAGGTTTTAACAACTTTTTGTAGTGGGGAGACGCTCTCTGTCGTTCCAATTGCCGAAGGCGCGAAGGTTTTGCTAACCTCTTCGGGCGCCAGTACTCCAGATTTGACGGGGAAAAGTCAATTTTTCTTCCGCAATTACCCCAGTGATGCTACTCAGGGCATGGTGCTAGCCCAATACGCCAGCGAACAAGGTTGGAAAAAGGTGGCAGTTATACAGGAGCAGTCAGACTATGCTCTCGGTAATTATCAGGCATTCAGTGAAAACTTTGAGAAACTTGGTGGGGAAACGGTGAAAGAAGAATTTCTACCGAATGCCACCGACTTTCGTTCTTCGCTAACGAAATTGAAGGGTCAGAATCCAGATGCTCTTTTCGTTGACCCGCAAACTCCCGCCAATGGCGAGAGGATTCTTCGTCAGCTTAAGGATTTGAATTGGAAGCCCAAGCTTCTAGTTAATGATGCGCTTAGTGGCGATCCTAAAACGGTGGCAAATAACAAAGACATTCTAGAGGGGGCGGCGGCGGCTGAGTTCGGTGTTGATCCGGATAACGAGAAATTCCAGAAGATGCTCGCTTCTTACAAAGCGAAATATGGGGAAGAGCCCCCATTCCAGAGTTATGCTCAAACGGAGTACGATATGGTCTATCTCATTGCCGATGGCGTGAGAGCTGTTGGTACGGATGGTGAGAAGTTGGCCAGCTGGTCTCGAACAATTAAGGATTGGTCTGGTGCTTCTGGTCTTGTGACGATTGGGGCGAACGGTGATCGTGCGGGTGGCCATGTCTTGAAGGTTATTAAGAATGGAAAGACGGAGTTGGCCGGTTAA
- a CDS encoding branched-chain amino acid ABC transporter permease, whose protein sequence is MGILPQLILNSIIAGAIYSMVALGFNLIYSTTRFFDLGYGAITAVGGYTVFWLYKLHGVNLPLSILVAIVVAGLIGVLADVLVYRRLRARRASTMVLLVASLGVFTMLQAVIAIIFSSQFQTLSSGGSKVYGVWGGAITEIQLIILCTAIVVMLLLGVFLKYTRFGRAIRAVGDDEEVARVVGINTNKIIRFVFFVSAGIGGLSGLLVGFDTGIEPTMGLNLLLKGVIAAIVGGIGSVWGGVLGAFFLGFVENFGIWQISGEWKDAIAFALLIVFLLFRPQGLIKK, encoded by the coding sequence GTGGGCATCTTACCGCAACTAATCCTCAATAGTATTATTGCCGGCGCGATCTATAGTATGGTCGCGCTTGGCTTCAATCTAATCTATAGCACCACGCGTTTCTTTGATCTCGGCTATGGGGCGATTACGGCGGTCGGGGGCTACACCGTTTTCTGGTTGTATAAACTGCATGGCGTTAATTTACCACTGAGTATTCTGGTGGCGATTGTGGTGGCCGGACTCATTGGCGTGCTCGCCGATGTGCTGGTCTATCGTCGCTTGCGCGCACGCCGAGCGAGTACGATGGTTTTGCTCGTGGCCTCACTCGGTGTTTTCACCATGTTGCAAGCGGTTATCGCGATAATTTTCTCAAGCCAGTTCCAGACGCTCTCATCTGGGGGGAGTAAGGTTTACGGAGTTTGGGGCGGGGCGATTACCGAGATTCAACTCATCATCCTCTGTACTGCCATAGTGGTTATGTTGTTGCTGGGAGTTTTTCTCAAGTACACTCGTTTTGGTCGAGCTATTCGGGCGGTGGGTGATGACGAGGAGGTGGCACGAGTGGTGGGCATCAACACCAACAAAATTATTCGTTTCGTTTTCTTTGTTTCTGCGGGGATTGGCGGGCTTTCGGGTTTGTTGGTGGGTTTCGACACCGGTATTGAGCCGACGATGGGTTTGAATCTGTTGCTGAAGGGGGTTATTGCGGCGATTGTGGGCGGAATCGGTAGTGTCTGGGGCGGTGTGCTCGGCGCTTTCTTTCTTGGTTTTGTGGAGAATTTTGGTATTTGGCAAATCTCTGGCGAATGGAAGGACGCCATTGCTTTCGCGCTTCTCATTGTCTTTCTTCTTTTTCGCCCGCAAGGTTTAATTAAAAAATAA
- a CDS encoding branched-chain amino acid ABC transporter permease — MPYLIHLAILIGIYGILGLSLNLVVGYTGLLSVTQAAFYGLGAYATAVLLTTTGLNFFVATFLGVLLTSILALLIGFVLSRFRGDYYALGSFGFNIIIYSIFLNWQSVTRGPLGIPGISRPTIFGLNFSDNLPFLILTVIIAILVYLLCRFIVNSSFGRVLKAIREDEQALQVFGYRTAHYKLTIFVISAGLAAVAGSLFASYITFVDPSSFVLFESIFILAIIILGGLANLRGSLLGAFCLILLPELLRFVGFPSDVAAQMRQVVYGLILVILMLYRPQGLMGEYKL; from the coding sequence ATGCCCTATCTTATTCATCTGGCGATATTGATTGGTATTTACGGTATTCTTGGCCTCTCGCTTAATCTCGTGGTGGGTTATACCGGGTTGCTTAGTGTGACGCAGGCCGCTTTCTACGGTCTTGGTGCTTATGCCACGGCGGTTCTTCTTACCACTACCGGACTTAATTTTTTTGTGGCCACTTTCCTTGGTGTTTTACTCACAAGTATTCTCGCTCTTCTGATTGGGTTCGTGCTTTCACGATTTCGTGGTGATTATTATGCGCTTGGTTCTTTCGGTTTCAACATCATTATCTATTCGATTTTTCTCAACTGGCAGAGTGTTACTCGTGGCCCGCTCGGCATTCCTGGCATTTCTCGACCCACAATCTTTGGTCTTAATTTCAGCGACAATCTCCCGTTCCTAATTCTGACGGTTATAATCGCAATCTTGGTTTACTTGCTTTGTCGGTTTATCGTCAACTCATCTTTCGGCCGAGTTTTGAAAGCGATTAGAGAAGACGAACAGGCGCTACAAGTTTTCGGCTATCGCACCGCCCACTACAAGCTGACCATTTTCGTGATCAGCGCTGGCTTGGCCGCAGTGGCGGGGTCGCTCTTTGCTTCTTACATCACTTTCGTTGATCCCTCCAGCTTTGTCCTCTTCGAATCCATCTTTATTCTGGCGATCATTATTCTTGGCGGTCTTGCCAATCTCCGTGGCTCTCTCCTTGGCGCTTTCTGTTTGATTCTCTTACCGGAGCTTCTGCGTTTCGTGGGCTTTCCTTCCGATGTGGCGGCCCAGATGCGCCAAGTGGTCTACGGCTTGATTTTGGTCATCCTAATGCTCTATCGGCCGCAAGGCTTGATGGGGGAATATAAATTATGA
- a CDS encoding ABC transporter substrate-binding protein, whose translation MKHKIIWIIAILVLVFLAVSAGKNDTENVDGETVKIGVITPLTGDLAYWGESSVFGIALAKKDLAVEGINTEFIIEDGQLEPTKALNAAQKLVNSDNVVAIYSEFNPAAIAVTSFLKDKNVFHLYDAAPVSPLENTRSVYKTYLDYFESCKKVAQIANKRGWDKLGVLKINLEFGDLCLQGIKSVYGDNLIVQEYNPGTRDFRSMILKLKDQNVKAVSNVSFVAESFSSLKQMEQQGLKVPFVGLAEIISPDSSTEYGLMLENSILFGLPEVEENFSVRLKQEFPGKTVGNIQASALAFIHAKQLAYAFTKCGRHLDCVDKQFDRFGPESLIGFQGFTNRVAGFDVWIGTLKNGALVKLGN comes from the coding sequence ATGAAACACAAAATTATTTGGATTATCGCGATTCTCGTTTTGGTATTTCTTGCTGTGTCTGCCGGTAAAAATGATACCGAAAATGTGGACGGGGAAACGGTGAAGATTGGTGTGATTACGCCACTAACTGGTGACCTGGCTTATTGGGGCGAGTCTTCGGTGTTCGGTATCGCGTTGGCTAAGAAAGATTTAGCTGTGGAGGGAATAAATACAGAATTTATAATTGAAGATGGACAATTGGAACCAACAAAAGCTTTAAATGCAGCACAAAAACTGGTGAACTCTGATAATGTCGTAGCGATTTATAGTGAGTTTAACCCGGCGGCGATTGCTGTAACCTCTTTTCTTAAAGATAAAAACGTATTTCATCTCTATGATGCCGCACCCGTTTCTCCACTAGAAAACACGAGAAGTGTTTATAAGACATATCTCGACTATTTTGAGAGTTGCAAGAAGGTGGCACAAATAGCCAATAAACGTGGTTGGGACAAGCTCGGTGTTTTAAAGATTAATTTGGAATTCGGAGATCTATGTTTACAGGGGATCAAGTCAGTCTATGGTGATAATCTAATTGTCCAAGAGTATAATCCCGGAACCAGAGATTTTCGAAGCATGATCTTGAAACTTAAAGACCAGAATGTAAAAGCGGTGTCTAACGTTTCTTTTGTGGCAGAGAGTTTTTCATCCCTCAAACAAATGGAACAGCAGGGACTAAAAGTCCCATTCGTTGGTTTGGCAGAAATTATTTCTCCAGACAGTTCGACGGAGTATGGTTTGATGTTGGAAAATTCTATATTGTTTGGTCTCCCGGAAGTGGAAGAAAATTTTAGCGTTCGTCTCAAGCAAGAATTTCCCGGTAAAACTGTCGGCAATATCCAGGCATCAGCTTTGGCCTTCATCCACGCCAAACAATTAGCTTATGCCTTTACCAAATGTGGCAGACATCTTGATTGTGTTGATAAGCAATTTGACCGGTTTGGACCGGAATCCCTTATTGGTTTTCAGGGATTTACTAATCGTGTCGCTGGGTTTGACGTTTGGATTGGGACCTTGAAAAACGGCGCACTAGTTAAATTAGGAAACTGA
- a CDS encoding ABC transporter ATP-binding protein gives MSLLTTKNLVKKFDAVRAVNNLSLEFSAGEITSIIGPNGSGKSTLVNLLTGILPLDGGEVVIAGSTKLTRLSAPEVATYGLTRTFQDVRLFEQMTALDNILVVLTDRPVFEAVFEKHNNLHLARAEEVLRRVNLWEKRGELAVNLSYGQRKLLEIARVLAMSHSGVGDISIFLFDEPFAGLFPEMIKIVTSVLQELKQAGKVVILIEHNMDLIRQLSDRVIVLDSGERLAEGKPEQVLAQPEVVEAYLGE, from the coding sequence ATGTCACTTCTTACGACCAAAAACTTAGTAAAAAAATTTGACGCTGTTCGCGCGGTGAATAATCTCTCGCTCGAATTTTCCGCGGGAGAAATTACAAGTATCATTGGTCCGAATGGGTCGGGCAAGAGTACGCTTGTCAATCTTCTCACCGGCATTTTACCGCTTGATGGTGGGGAAGTGGTTATTGCTGGTTCAACGAAGCTCACAAGGCTTTCGGCGCCAGAAGTGGCCACTTATGGTCTTACGCGCACCTTTCAAGACGTCCGGCTTTTCGAACAAATGACCGCGCTCGACAATATTCTGGTGGTACTCACCGATCGGCCGGTTTTCGAGGCTGTTTTCGAGAAGCACAATAATCTTCATCTGGCGCGGGCGGAAGAAGTTTTGCGTCGGGTTAATCTTTGGGAGAAGCGGGGTGAGCTTGCCGTCAATCTTTCCTATGGTCAGAGGAAATTGCTCGAGATTGCTCGCGTTTTGGCAATGAGTCATTCTGGGGTGGGCGACATCAGTATTTTTCTCTTTGATGAACCCTTTGCCGGTCTCTTCCCGGAGATGATTAAGATTGTGACTAGCGTTTTACAAGAATTAAAACAGGCGGGTAAGGTTGTGATTCTCATTGAGCATAATATGGATCTAATCCGACAACTCTCTGATCGGGTAATTGTGCTTGATTCGGGAGAACGGCTTGCCGAAGGTAAGCCGGAGCAAGTTTTGGCACAACCAGAGGTTGTCGAGGCTTATTTGGGGGAATAA
- a CDS encoding ABC transporter substrate-binding protein encodes MNKTTKTIVWIIVLALAVWGLSRLGGKRETASIGGEPIKIGAPLPLTGVSASIGERVKHAMEIAQEEFNESSPFPLEFVFEDTKGESATAVSAVTKLINIDGVKVLIGLIKSDPLLAVAPITEQNKIILFSPTAGAEAISQAGDYVFRNIEIPDSHGKGAAEFFARRGINKVALFTANASNALSYSNAFQRNFEAGGGQIVFKTQYGADSLDFRTEIVRAKASGAEAAYIGVATAKDVGILVKQLRELNFEGTVVVSVAAEAKEFVDIAGSAAEGIIVAAAPFDPNSPSAVVFAQKFQLRYGAVSDGFAANGYDAVKLIILAIKSCGEVKTDCVRDYLYSVKNYDGVGGLTTFDKNGDVIKPIQLKVVKNGQFVRLVD; translated from the coding sequence ATGAACAAAACAACAAAAACAATCGTTTGGATTATCGTCTTGGCCTTGGCTGTTTGGGGGCTGTCCAGATTGGGTGGAAAAAGAGAGACCGCGTCAATTGGTGGCGAGCCGATTAAGATTGGGGCCCCGCTACCTTTAACTGGCGTGAGTGCTTCAATAGGTGAGAGAGTTAAGCATGCCATGGAAATCGCTCAAGAGGAATTCAACGAGTCTTCTCCCTTCCCGTTGGAATTTGTGTTTGAGGATACCAAAGGAGAATCGGCCACGGCTGTGTCGGCGGTGACTAAGCTCATTAACATCGATGGGGTGAAAGTCTTAATTGGTTTAATAAAATCCGATCCACTTTTGGCAGTGGCGCCAATTACGGAGCAAAATAAAATTATCCTCTTCAGTCCCACGGCCGGTGCTGAGGCCATCTCTCAAGCCGGCGATTATGTTTTCAGAAACATTGAGATACCGGATTCCCATGGAAAAGGGGCCGCAGAGTTTTTCGCGCGCCGAGGAATTAATAAGGTCGCACTATTTACTGCCAATGCCTCGAACGCCCTAAGTTACAGCAACGCCTTTCAGAGAAACTTTGAGGCGGGCGGCGGGCAAATTGTTTTTAAGACGCAATATGGCGCCGATTCTTTGGATTTTCGGACGGAAATCGTCAGAGCTAAAGCTAGCGGCGCCGAAGCTGCTTATATCGGAGTGGCTACCGCAAAAGATGTCGGTATTTTGGTTAAGCAATTACGAGAGCTTAATTTTGAAGGCACTGTAGTGGTAAGTGTGGCGGCAGAGGCCAAAGAATTTGTTGACATTGCGGGCTCGGCAGCCGAAGGTATTATTGTTGCCGCGGCGCCGTTTGATCCTAATAGTCCAAGTGCTGTGGTCTTCGCCCAAAAGTTTCAACTCCGCTATGGCGCGGTTAGTGATGGTTTCGCGGCCAACGGTTACGATGCGGTAAAGTTGATTATTTTGGCAATTAAATCTTGCGGTGAAGTGAAAACAGACTGCGTTCGGGACTATCTTTATTCGGTAAAGAATTACGATGGCGTCGGAGGCCTAACCACCTTTGACAAAAACGGAGATGTCATCAAGCCCATCCAACTTAAAGTAGTCAAAAACGGACAATTTGTACGGTTGGTTGATTGA
- a CDS encoding ABC transporter ATP-binding protein has product MSAETLLKLSNVHVHYGGVRALDGASVSVDEGEIVALMGPNGAGKSTVLKAVFGLALIDSGEVRWRERSIQPVSHEMTARGIALVPQGRRVFRDLNVRENLELGAWNVRDKKIIRERLDSVLDLFPALRAKLSAKSGGLSGGQQQMLAVARGLMCEPSILLLDEPSLGLAPKIVKEVFEKIKEINERRRMAIVVVEHNLKSLASIAHRAYVLAHGRVVVEGKPAELLSRGVLEKVFLGQPLD; this is encoded by the coding sequence ATGTCCGCAGAAACCCTCCTCAAACTATCTAATGTTCATGTTCACTATGGTGGTGTGCGGGCATTGGATGGTGCGAGTGTGAGCGTGGATGAGGGGGAGATTGTTGCCCTGATGGGCCCAAATGGCGCGGGCAAGAGTACGGTTCTTAAGGCAGTTTTTGGTCTAGCGTTGATTGATTCTGGGGAGGTACGCTGGCGCGAACGGTCAATTCAACCAGTCTCTCATGAGATGACGGCCCGAGGAATCGCCCTGGTCCCACAGGGTCGGCGCGTCTTTCGGGATCTTAATGTTCGGGAGAATTTGGAACTGGGTGCTTGGAATGTGCGGGATAAAAAGATTATTCGAGAGAGACTGGATAGTGTACTGGATCTTTTCCCGGCACTTCGGGCTAAGCTTTCTGCTAAGTCTGGTGGTTTGTCTGGCGGTCAACAACAAATGCTTGCCGTTGCTCGTGGTTTAATGTGCGAACCCTCAATCCTTTTGCTAGACGAACCAAGCTTGGGCTTGGCGCCAAAAATTGTGAAGGAAGTTTTTGAAAAAATTAAGGAGATAAACGAAAGACGTCGGATGGCAATTGTGGTGGTGGAGCACAACCTCAAGTCGCTTGCCAGTATTGCTCACCGGGCTTATGTCCTTGCTCATGGGCGCGTGGTGGTAGAAGGTAAACCAGCCGAACTGCTTAGTCGAGGTGTGCTAGAGAAAGTATTTCTTGGTCAACCACTCGATTGA